In Oceaniferula marina, the following proteins share a genomic window:
- a CDS encoding nitroreductase family protein — MSETEALPFSRLTKPEMHKAANAFYQSVRTRRTVRDFSDQPIPAEVIETCLLAAGTAPNGANLQPWHFVVVQDPEIKRQIREAAEAEEREFYNGRAPEEWLDALSHLGTDANKPFLETAPALIAIFQQSKTTNHHGEPSKTYYPKESTGIATGILITALHQAGLATLTHTPSPMNFLNEILGRPNTDKPFLLLVCGYPTENCQVPIIDKKPLREIASFL; from the coding sequence ATGTCAGAAACCGAAGCCCTTCCATTCTCCCGCCTAACGAAACCTGAGATGCATAAGGCGGCCAACGCCTTCTATCAATCGGTTCGGACCCGACGCACCGTCCGGGATTTTTCCGATCAGCCGATCCCCGCCGAAGTCATCGAAACATGCCTGCTTGCTGCCGGCACCGCTCCCAATGGTGCCAATCTTCAGCCTTGGCATTTTGTGGTTGTGCAAGATCCAGAGATCAAACGCCAAATCCGTGAAGCCGCCGAAGCCGAAGAACGTGAGTTCTATAACGGCCGGGCACCCGAGGAATGGCTCGATGCGCTGTCGCATCTGGGAACCGACGCCAACAAACCCTTCCTCGAAACCGCCCCCGCTCTGATTGCCATCTTCCAACAATCCAAAACCACCAACCACCACGGTGAGCCCTCGAAAACTTACTACCCGAAGGAGTCCACAGGTATTGCCACCGGCATCCTGATCACAGCCCTGCATCAGGCTGGTCTTGCCACCCTGACCCACACACCGAGCCCGATGAACTTCCTCAACGAAATTCTAGGCCGCCCAAACACCGATAAACCATTCCTCCTATTGGTGTGCGGGTACCCGACAGAAAACTGTCAGGTTCCGATCATCGATAAAAAACCACTCCGTGAGATTGCGAGTTTTTTGTAA
- a CDS encoding cation:proton antiporter: MTPLTYFTLVLALGIAAQWLAWRFKLPSILLLLAFGFGLGHFTGQTIDSYLASSDVLLSAVGLCVAVILFEGGLTLKFSDLKESGTPVLRLCTLGVVFSFILTYGAVYYLLGYDWQVAALLGAILVVTGPTVIAPLLRHIKPSRKVGNVVKWEGIVVDPIGAILAVLVYQAALAGDVDAAMDQILHALGMTLLVGVILAFLLAKIIELLLKHHLIPDYLHSVFLLAVTATAFAASNAIQSESGLLTCTVLGIALANQKSVSVKHILEFKENLRVLIISILFIVLSGRVHLDALGQALVPGLILLAALIIVVRPFSVFVANAFSKRLTLKEQFFLSAMAPRGIVAAAVTAIFALEFEHAIAAGKLNPAIGEVTQLMVPIVFIVIVGTVAIYGLLGAPLARRLKLASKNPRGILFAGAGRWVQLTAKALHDDGHDVLLLDTNYDNIARAKLEGIPAMRANILSEYVEDELELNGLGQLISTTPNDEVNSLASQDFIHIFDSRNVWQVAPSDDGAHHRNATAKHKRGRICFPGRPKFKELETLAYQGGVVKETTLTDKFSFDDFNQLYGDGHILLFYVTEEKGLRIANDEMKEPGPGTTLYAMVRPEDA, translated from the coding sequence ATGACACCTCTGACCTATTTTACGCTGGTTCTGGCCCTGGGCATTGCCGCCCAATGGCTGGCCTGGCGATTCAAACTGCCGTCGATTCTCCTCCTGCTCGCCTTTGGATTCGGCCTTGGACACTTCACTGGCCAAACCATTGACAGCTACTTGGCAAGCAGTGATGTCCTGCTCTCGGCGGTCGGCCTCTGTGTCGCCGTCATCCTCTTCGAGGGAGGGCTCACCTTGAAATTTTCCGACCTCAAAGAGAGCGGCACCCCGGTGCTCAGGCTTTGCACGCTCGGCGTGGTGTTCAGTTTCATCCTGACCTACGGTGCCGTTTACTACCTGCTGGGGTATGATTGGCAGGTGGCTGCTTTGTTGGGGGCCATTCTGGTGGTCACCGGCCCCACCGTGATCGCACCGCTACTGCGTCATATCAAACCCTCGCGCAAGGTGGGCAATGTCGTCAAATGGGAAGGCATCGTCGTCGACCCGATTGGTGCCATCCTTGCCGTGTTGGTCTATCAGGCCGCACTGGCTGGTGATGTCGACGCTGCCATGGATCAAATTCTTCACGCTCTGGGCATGACCCTGCTGGTGGGCGTCATCCTGGCCTTTCTCCTCGCCAAAATCATCGAACTTCTACTGAAACATCACCTGATCCCGGACTACCTACACTCTGTCTTTCTACTCGCGGTCACCGCCACTGCCTTTGCTGCTTCCAATGCCATCCAGTCGGAATCCGGGCTGCTAACCTGCACCGTTCTCGGCATTGCGCTCGCCAACCAAAAATCCGTCTCGGTCAAACACATCCTGGAGTTCAAGGAGAACCTGCGGGTTCTGATTATTTCAATCCTGTTTATTGTGCTCTCCGGTCGGGTACATCTCGATGCCCTCGGTCAAGCCTTGGTCCCCGGCCTGATTCTTCTGGCCGCGCTGATCATTGTCGTCCGCCCTTTTTCCGTCTTTGTTGCCAATGCCTTTTCCAAGCGGCTCACGCTGAAAGAGCAATTCTTTCTCTCGGCCATGGCCCCACGAGGCATCGTGGCCGCAGCCGTGACCGCCATTTTTGCCCTCGAGTTCGAACATGCGATTGCTGCGGGTAAACTCAACCCCGCCATCGGTGAAGTCACTCAGTTGATGGTGCCGATTGTCTTTATCGTCATCGTTGGCACCGTGGCTATCTACGGCCTACTCGGAGCTCCACTGGCCCGGCGACTCAAGCTCGCCTCCAAAAACCCACGTGGCATCCTCTTTGCCGGCGCCGGCCGCTGGGTGCAGCTCACAGCCAAGGCCCTGCATGATGACGGCCACGATGTGCTCCTGCTCGATACGAACTACGACAACATCGCCCGCGCTAAACTTGAGGGCATCCCGGCGATGCGCGCCAACATCCTCTCCGAATACGTCGAGGACGAACTCGAGCTCAACGGTCTGGGCCAACTGATCTCAACCACGCCCAACGACGAAGTCAACTCGCTCGCATCGCAGGATTTCATCCACATCTTCGACAGCCGCAACGTCTGGCAGGTCGCCCCAAGCGACGACGGCGCCCACCACCGCAATGCCACCGCCAAACACAAACGTGGCCGCATTTGTTTCCCCGGCCGCCCCAAGTTCAAGGAGCTCGAAACCCTGGCCTACCAAGGAGGCGTGGTCAAAGAAACCACCCTAACCGACAAATTCAGCTTCGACGACTTCAACCAACTCTACGGCGACGGACACATCCTCCTGTTCTACGTTACCGAAGAAAAAGGCTTGCGTATCGCCAACGACGAGATGAAAGAACCCGGCCCCGGAACCACCCTCTACGCCATGGTCCGCCCCGAGGATGCCTGA
- a CDS encoding glycoside hydrolase family 2 TIM barrel-domain containing protein encodes MNTHTIAASMLACAFVGSVQAESLSLTELSRLEGTTGWKKIETNRSVLGKPLSLEGKIYKKGLGVHAVSEVLYAIPSGATRFTVTGGIHDGIRSKGGSVVLRVEAGPDSSYLKNLAKSGKLTASAGKKGKASYAFDVELPEDAEVIQLAVDDGGDGTTHDQVDWVNPTFHGKGKLVVRKKQAAPTGEASMQGDLPYWQDVSVVEVNRLAPRAHYIAYPDVASAMKAEGKPMRKSLNGKWKFKYSTTPEFRPQRFYAQDFDVENWDEIAVPLNWQMAGFGIPIYNNSTFPFNSKPPHIDQSFNPVGSYKRKFTIPKAWKGRRTTIHFAGVDSAFTLWVNGKEVGYSEGGRTPAEFDLTPYLQAGENDLAVEVIRFSSGAWLEDQDYWRLSGIFRDVELISQPAGQRLRDFTLRTPLDAQYRDATLDLAFDFEEAEGGKVQVKLLDAAGGQVLVVDAPIQNGAARIKKSLQTPRLWSAEDPYLYKLIMTHVDTSGKVIEVVPWRFGFRWSEIKNNRLLVNGKPVVIAGVNRHEHSPDFGHYCPPEEVLEDIISMKRLNFNAVRTCHYPASPELYALCDEYGLYVNDEANVESHGDQGIPKMPLFAKSHHHRMQRMIERDKNFTSVISWSLGNESGSGGAHNDNYTWTKENDDRPVGYQRHGTNDFTDFNSAFYRPPAGVAGYARNAKAKPMIQSEYAHAMGNSSGNLKEYWDVHWQDNTVQGGFVWDWKDQGLKLPTPERAWVQIPGVDAKDLLIEGSQPDSKGLRGILYFCHGSEPAFSAPWTVQLKLRTAPKSDDDLAFYPLFGKDSSTGSLFMENNALVFQTFGKDRNKLIAPLPDSFFDGGEHTVTVSQDGKQVAFYCDGKLLTKLPLVNKLQAKWRGYVAFGAGVGTALVPQRIEANAPTLLAANLLSGAHQPDAVAKQKSIVMFDLRKPVEVLAKRPAEGHFYAYGGYWENRRGHLNPGNFCMNGVVASDGAPHPGAYAFQYVQQPFDTQVVDPAHAEVKVRNRNFFKALDDEILGKWSLTADGEVIQRGDMKGLTIEAQQEKQFKLPLKPFTRKPGVEYRVQVTYELADDTAWAKAGHVVAWDQFQLAYQKAETAAGKGALQVSDSGDSLRFSGQGFALNFDKKVGSLTSYQIGGDELLRSPFVPDFWRGTTDNDRGARLHNDVQWKQVNQLDQPKMTHRKVSASQHRVEVTATVGEKKVPVQLLFDVFADGRVTTEFVFDPSQAPEQQGKSGKKKRAEYLLRFGVRAELAKELTHLKWYGHGPRETYSDRNYELIGLYENTVDGMFTDYSRPQENGNISGVRKAFVSNGKGRGLLVTASADAPLNLSARRHLHQTLEAYKYSYQLPPSDAVYLNIDHQQMGVAGVNTWGAKALPPYLLTVKPMRYRFTIQGK; translated from the coding sequence ATGAACACACACACCATTGCAGCTTCGATGTTAGCCTGCGCTTTTGTAGGATCGGTTCAGGCAGAAAGTCTTTCGCTAACCGAATTATCACGACTCGAAGGCACAACCGGATGGAAGAAAATCGAGACAAACCGTTCCGTGCTCGGGAAGCCGTTGTCACTGGAGGGGAAAATTTACAAAAAGGGTCTCGGTGTGCATGCGGTGAGTGAGGTGCTCTATGCCATCCCCAGCGGGGCGACGCGATTTACGGTGACCGGCGGAATTCACGACGGCATCCGGAGCAAAGGAGGATCGGTGGTCCTGCGGGTGGAAGCCGGACCAGACAGTAGCTATTTGAAAAACCTGGCGAAGTCCGGCAAGCTAACGGCATCGGCTGGTAAAAAGGGCAAGGCAAGTTATGCCTTTGATGTGGAGCTTCCGGAGGATGCGGAGGTGATTCAGTTGGCGGTCGATGATGGGGGGGATGGAACCACGCACGATCAGGTCGATTGGGTAAACCCGACGTTTCATGGCAAGGGGAAATTGGTGGTGAGGAAAAAGCAGGCAGCTCCTACTGGAGAGGCAAGCATGCAGGGAGACCTACCGTATTGGCAGGATGTCTCCGTGGTTGAAGTCAATCGTTTGGCTCCGCGGGCGCATTACATCGCCTATCCCGATGTAGCGTCGGCGATGAAGGCCGAGGGTAAACCGATGCGCAAAAGTTTGAATGGGAAATGGAAGTTCAAGTACAGCACGACGCCTGAATTTCGGCCACAGCGCTTTTATGCTCAGGATTTTGATGTGGAGAACTGGGATGAAATCGCGGTTCCCTTGAACTGGCAGATGGCAGGTTTTGGGATTCCGATTTATAACAACAGCACGTTTCCATTCAACAGCAAACCTCCGCACATTGACCAGAGCTTTAACCCGGTTGGGAGCTATAAACGCAAGTTCACCATTCCCAAGGCTTGGAAAGGGCGCCGCACCACGATCCATTTTGCTGGTGTGGATTCAGCCTTCACCTTGTGGGTGAATGGTAAGGAAGTGGGATACAGCGAAGGGGGACGGACACCGGCTGAGTTTGATTTGACGCCTTACCTTCAGGCGGGTGAAAACGATTTGGCGGTGGAGGTGATTCGCTTTTCATCTGGTGCCTGGTTAGAAGATCAGGATTACTGGCGCTTGAGTGGGATTTTCCGGGATGTGGAGCTTATTTCTCAACCTGCCGGGCAACGCTTGCGTGATTTCACCCTGCGCACACCGCTCGATGCTCAATACCGGGATGCGACGCTCGACCTTGCTTTTGACTTTGAAGAAGCGGAAGGTGGGAAGGTTCAGGTGAAATTGTTGGATGCAGCGGGTGGACAAGTCCTCGTGGTGGATGCTCCGATCCAGAATGGTGCGGCAAGGATTAAGAAGTCGCTTCAAACCCCTCGATTGTGGAGTGCGGAGGACCCGTATCTTTACAAGCTGATCATGACCCATGTGGATACTTCGGGTAAAGTGATCGAGGTTGTGCCGTGGCGTTTTGGTTTCCGGTGGTCGGAGATCAAAAACAACAGGCTGCTCGTCAACGGCAAGCCCGTGGTGATTGCCGGGGTGAATCGGCATGAGCACTCGCCGGACTTCGGCCACTACTGCCCGCCGGAAGAAGTGCTCGAGGATATCATTAGCATGAAACGGCTCAATTTTAATGCGGTGCGGACCTGTCACTATCCGGCCAGCCCGGAGTTGTATGCGCTTTGTGATGAATATGGTTTGTATGTCAATGATGAGGCGAATGTGGAGTCGCACGGTGATCAGGGGATTCCGAAAATGCCTTTGTTTGCCAAGTCGCATCACCACCGGATGCAGCGCATGATTGAGCGTGACAAGAATTTTACCTCCGTCATTTCCTGGTCCCTGGGGAATGAGTCCGGCAGTGGTGGTGCCCACAATGACAACTACACTTGGACGAAGGAGAATGACGATCGGCCGGTGGGTTACCAACGTCACGGCACCAATGACTTCACCGATTTCAACTCGGCATTTTACCGCCCTCCGGCAGGGGTGGCTGGCTATGCGCGTAACGCCAAGGCGAAGCCGATGATTCAAAGTGAGTATGCACATGCCATGGGGAACAGCTCGGGTAACTTGAAGGAATACTGGGATGTGCACTGGCAGGATAACACGGTGCAGGGCGGATTTGTCTGGGACTGGAAAGATCAGGGGCTGAAGTTGCCTACGCCAGAACGGGCCTGGGTGCAAATTCCAGGTGTGGATGCAAAAGACCTATTGATTGAAGGGTCGCAACCGGACAGCAAGGGCCTGCGCGGGATCCTCTACTTCTGTCACGGCAGTGAGCCGGCATTTTCGGCGCCGTGGACCGTTCAGCTGAAACTACGCACTGCACCGAAGAGTGACGACGACCTGGCGTTCTATCCACTCTTCGGTAAGGACAGCTCGACGGGCTCTTTGTTTATGGAGAACAATGCCTTGGTGTTTCAGACCTTTGGCAAGGATCGCAACAAACTGATCGCCCCGCTTCCTGACAGCTTTTTCGATGGCGGCGAGCATACGGTGACGGTGTCCCAGGATGGGAAACAGGTGGCATTTTATTGTGATGGAAAGTTGCTTACCAAGCTGCCGTTGGTGAACAAACTGCAGGCCAAGTGGCGTGGCTACGTCGCCTTTGGTGCAGGTGTCGGAACCGCACTGGTTCCTCAGAGGATCGAAGCCAATGCTCCGACCCTACTTGCTGCCAATCTGCTGAGCGGAGCACATCAGCCCGATGCTGTAGCCAAGCAGAAGTCGATCGTGATGTTCGATCTGCGTAAACCAGTTGAAGTTCTGGCGAAACGCCCGGCCGAGGGGCACTTTTACGCTTACGGCGGCTACTGGGAGAACCGTCGTGGCCATCTGAACCCGGGGAATTTTTGTATGAATGGCGTAGTGGCCTCCGATGGTGCGCCTCACCCTGGAGCTTACGCCTTCCAGTATGTTCAGCAGCCGTTTGATACCCAGGTAGTGGACCCAGCCCATGCCGAAGTGAAGGTTCGGAACCGGAACTTTTTCAAAGCACTCGATGATGAGATTCTCGGGAAGTGGTCGCTGACTGCGGATGGCGAGGTGATTCAGCGTGGTGACATGAAGGGGCTCACGATCGAAGCCCAGCAGGAAAAGCAATTCAAGCTTCCGTTGAAGCCGTTCACTCGTAAGCCTGGAGTGGAGTACCGCGTGCAAGTGACTTACGAACTCGCCGATGATACGGCATGGGCGAAAGCCGGACATGTCGTTGCGTGGGATCAGTTCCAATTAGCCTATCAGAAGGCTGAAACCGCAGCGGGTAAAGGGGCCTTGCAAGTCAGTGATTCCGGGGACTCACTGCGTTTCTCTGGTCAGGGGTTTGCCTTGAACTTTGATAAAAAAGTAGGGTCGTTGACAAGTTACCAGATCGGTGGTGATGAGTTGCTTCGCAGCCCTTTCGTCCCAGACTTCTGGCGTGGAACAACGGATAACGATCGGGGTGCCAGATTGCACAATGACGTTCAGTGGAAGCAGGTGAATCAACTGGATCAGCCGAAAATGACTCACCGTAAGGTATCGGCGTCACAGCACCGGGTGGAGGTGACGGCGACAGTCGGTGAGAAAAAAGTTCCGGTGCAATTGTTGTTTGATGTGTTTGCCGATGGGCGGGTGACAACGGAATTTGTCTTTGATCCATCACAAGCGCCTGAGCAACAAGGAAAGAGTGGCAAAAAGAAACGTGCTGAGTATTTGCTTCGCTTTGGTGTGCGGGCTGAGCTCGCCAAGGAGTTGACGCATTTAAAATGGTATGGCCACGGACCTCGAGAGACCTACTCGGATCGGAATTACGAATTGATTGGTCTCTATGAGAACACGGTGGACGGTATGTTCACCGACTACTCACGGCCTCAGGAAAATGGCAATATCTCGGGGGTGCGTAAAGCCTTTGTGAGTAATGGTAAAGGGCGCGGCTTACTGGTCACAGCCAGTGCGGATGCTCCGCTCAATCTTTCGGCACGGCGCCACCTGCATCAGACACTTGAAGCCTATAAATATAGCTACCAGCTACCACCATCAGATGCCGTTTATCTGAACATCGATCACCAGCAAATGGGCGTCGCCGGTGTGAACACCTGGGGCGCTAAAGCACTACCACCGTATCTCTTGACGGTGAAACCAATGCGCTATCGCTTTACGATCCAGGGGAAGTGA
- a CDS encoding C25 family cysteine peptidase produces MAIDIHCPHCGNTFSIPNEYLGRKGQCDQCDTKFIMDAPQHRDATQLPPSAPAPSPAPAPTQPSSSRPRFNSTLVAGFILIAATIAGTGYLALQQGGQNNTAKPAQTHPSADTETSASENKMESRNTTPNTITSDNPITPPETDHPKQSNIKPNQSKKSPSLLQAQTNTYHYYPVFASDTHKGEAPHSLYKGPRLRPQELENISERALVSSPHYNIHKATSFTDATILPIDPSQGRYLHLNLLNNFSTDPKKTGHCHIHEIYLADEQGHLIASDRFQLINSDKLNTHYGGEGPAHIIDRNNNTNWHSSLEQTFPYAFGIDCQQSITPRYLVFLHRGGRNRDYFVKELELQLSGASQPAPDKWKRYNTSKHHFQPSSIRNHTPAHADAAGLISIPHYQSVSQRGRLIFPVYNHSEQRYAIMLRSKDGSRQINGQFQAPQYLETIHDGVISTQLTLTPGVHQLSIIAKKETLDNILAVDLVPSSHADHYSPDPAQDPVTIYTPDYDELHPDILKKMLTLADGHYDIRTRIPDAIKSGRNGYLIITSEKKKQSLSQLDAFIRHKRSRGFDMHVITEKDFGGGTGRKAAYNIRNWLVENHKQYNTLYVLMLGNPHPIEGDTPYKKVAMWGALWKEISEIGVEEFRKRHPEKDEWDGYAPTDFFYADLTSNWDKNNNGVLADDGDYGEGGIDGQAEVYVGRIPFYGIDAKHGNARDVDDILRRVIRYENDAGDLFWRRDMFYAGEGTFDRTQNMMQNFLQHSGATMLRHAHHEDSIFEADVDHYRQHASIETQNQGKFGFIYYQEHASPYGIGAMSSNGTEQLVEKYPAVFCLGGCDVASPEHPYNLCYALLRKNGVAVFGGTRSVTGCNGNRWNKHNDYYSRLHFGMSTGETLWTMRSDQAKDNHIGGTNFMINLLGDPSVVIMPQLRGPELSVSPAFQYNLSLVQGAKKLLEIRYEIQNNTPQTQKYNLHADSGLQLSSQQITLEPKQYKAFTARIQSPEKLLTGDNLFTLTIKSNKLETKRTIRVKVAPRELVFYQNFNSPIKWEGVETQPATEEKITKGKFGSAAKFEQYGIRINSKRFANRKDYTICYHQNILKAGRHDVIQTGNISILLDGDTLKVWKHPGGWNYLGNPGAKIYNGPKVKFGQWQFIAVTYSHASKTLNIQVDRKSETHQLDIDDLANFTSNRIMVTPRNNRFAIDDLHVFNFATSGSERSLIAKQEFATPTLPLENAKVHPKQITLTWSNHSTRTREVEVATDPAFRNVVFKRAARHGTKVGSLKDHTRYFWRVRHTHATPITPATMVRSFTTDSNVKPIDFATREIKLRDAKVGVSGYNQRLLGFITGLDHETARKLTFTKVAGPGWLRIYPDGLLFTNYGATDRNLGNNTFQVLITAPDGTSHSAKFNIKVVR; encoded by the coding sequence ATGGCCATTGATATCCACTGCCCCCATTGCGGCAACACCTTCTCCATTCCGAACGAATATCTTGGCCGCAAAGGCCAATGTGACCAATGCGATACCAAGTTCATCATGGATGCGCCTCAACATAGGGATGCTACCCAGCTGCCTCCGTCAGCCCCCGCGCCATCTCCAGCTCCAGCTCCCACCCAACCTTCTTCCTCACGACCTAGGTTCAACAGCACGCTGGTTGCAGGGTTCATCCTCATCGCTGCCACAATCGCGGGAACAGGCTACTTGGCCTTGCAACAGGGAGGACAAAACAACACGGCCAAGCCAGCCCAAACCCATCCTTCCGCCGATACAGAAACATCCGCCTCTGAAAACAAGATGGAGAGCCGGAATACCACACCTAACACCATCACATCAGACAATCCCATAACACCCCCCGAAACCGACCATCCAAAACAATCCAACATCAAGCCTAACCAATCAAAAAAATCGCCGAGTCTCCTTCAAGCCCAAACCAACACTTATCATTACTACCCGGTGTTTGCCAGCGACACCCACAAGGGCGAAGCACCTCACTCCCTCTACAAGGGCCCCCGTCTAAGACCTCAAGAGCTTGAAAACATCTCTGAAAGAGCCCTCGTTTCCTCACCTCACTATAACATCCACAAGGCGACCTCCTTCACCGACGCCACCATTTTGCCAATCGACCCCAGCCAGGGGCGCTACCTGCATCTCAACTTACTCAACAACTTCTCTACCGACCCCAAAAAGACGGGCCATTGCCACATCCACGAAATCTATTTAGCGGATGAACAAGGACACCTCATCGCCAGTGATCGTTTCCAACTCATCAACTCCGATAAGCTCAATACACATTACGGAGGCGAAGGCCCGGCTCACATCATCGACCGCAACAACAACACCAACTGGCACTCATCCCTGGAGCAAACCTTCCCCTACGCCTTCGGTATCGACTGCCAGCAAAGCATTACGCCACGCTACCTCGTCTTCCTCCACCGCGGAGGGCGAAACCGCGACTACTTTGTCAAAGAGCTCGAACTTCAACTCTCTGGTGCGTCGCAACCCGCCCCGGACAAATGGAAACGTTACAATACAAGCAAGCATCATTTCCAACCTTCGTCGATCCGCAACCATACCCCGGCCCATGCCGACGCCGCCGGTTTGATCAGCATCCCACACTACCAATCTGTTAGTCAACGTGGCCGATTGATCTTCCCCGTCTACAACCACAGCGAGCAACGCTACGCCATTATGCTCAGAAGCAAAGACGGCAGCAGGCAGATCAACGGCCAATTCCAAGCACCTCAATATCTAGAAACCATCCACGACGGTGTGATCTCAACACAGCTCACACTCACACCCGGAGTCCATCAGCTCAGCATCATTGCCAAAAAAGAAACCCTCGACAACATCCTCGCCGTTGACCTGGTTCCCAGCAGCCACGCCGATCACTACAGCCCCGACCCCGCCCAGGACCCTGTCACCATCTACACCCCGGACTACGACGAACTCCACCCCGACATCCTAAAAAAGATGCTCACTCTCGCCGATGGCCATTACGACATCCGGACCCGCATCCCGGATGCCATCAAATCCGGACGCAACGGCTACCTGATCATTACCAGTGAAAAGAAAAAGCAATCCCTCAGCCAGCTCGATGCCTTTATTCGGCACAAACGCTCCCGCGGCTTTGACATGCATGTCATCACCGAAAAAGATTTCGGTGGAGGAACCGGGCGCAAAGCAGCTTACAACATCCGCAACTGGTTGGTTGAAAACCACAAGCAATACAACACACTTTATGTTCTAATGTTAGGAAACCCTCACCCGATTGAAGGGGACACCCCCTACAAAAAGGTCGCCATGTGGGGAGCCTTGTGGAAGGAGATCAGTGAAATTGGAGTTGAAGAATTCCGCAAACGCCACCCGGAAAAAGACGAGTGGGACGGATATGCTCCCACCGATTTTTTCTACGCTGATCTCACCAGCAACTGGGATAAAAACAACAACGGCGTCCTGGCCGATGACGGAGATTATGGCGAAGGCGGTATCGACGGCCAAGCGGAAGTCTATGTCGGTAGGATTCCCTTCTACGGTATCGATGCCAAACACGGCAACGCACGGGATGTCGATGACATCCTGCGCCGCGTGATTCGCTACGAAAACGATGCCGGCGACCTGTTCTGGCGCCGCGACATGTTCTACGCCGGAGAAGGCACCTTCGACCGCACCCAGAATATGATGCAGAACTTCCTCCAGCATTCCGGCGCCACCATGCTCCGCCACGCCCACCACGAAGATTCGATCTTCGAAGCCGATGTCGACCACTACCGCCAACACGCATCGATCGAAACCCAGAATCAGGGGAAATTTGGATTCATCTACTACCAGGAACACGCATCGCCCTACGGGATCGGAGCCATGTCATCCAACGGCACGGAACAACTCGTCGAGAAGTACCCAGCGGTCTTTTGCCTCGGCGGCTGTGATGTCGCCAGCCCCGAACACCCGTATAACCTTTGTTATGCCTTACTCCGTAAAAATGGAGTCGCCGTCTTCGGGGGCACCCGCTCAGTCACAGGCTGCAATGGTAATCGCTGGAATAAGCACAACGACTACTACAGCCGACTTCACTTCGGTATGAGCACCGGCGAAACCCTGTGGACGATGCGAAGTGACCAAGCCAAAGACAACCACATCGGAGGCACCAACTTCATGATCAACTTACTGGGGGATCCTTCCGTGGTGATCATGCCCCAACTCCGGGGGCCCGAACTTTCGGTATCACCCGCCTTCCAATACAACCTGTCTCTGGTTCAAGGAGCAAAAAAACTTCTCGAGATTCGATACGAAATTCAAAACAACACGCCGCAAACTCAAAAATACAATCTCCATGCCGACAGCGGACTTCAGCTATCCTCCCAACAGATCACACTTGAACCCAAACAATACAAGGCATTTACAGCTCGCATCCAGTCACCCGAAAAGCTCCTGACCGGAGACAACCTTTTCACCCTAACCATCAAATCGAACAAGCTCGAAACCAAACGAACCATACGTGTCAAAGTCGCCCCACGTGAACTTGTATTCTATCAAAATTTTAATTCCCCCATCAAATGGGAAGGAGTCGAAACACAACCAGCCACCGAAGAAAAAATCACCAAAGGCAAATTTGGATCTGCCGCCAAATTTGAACAATATGGCATTCGCATCAACAGCAAGCGCTTTGCCAACCGCAAAGACTACACCATTTGCTATCACCAGAATATCCTGAAAGCAGGTCGCCACGATGTGATCCAAACCGGCAACATCTCCATCCTGCTAGACGGAGACACCTTGAAAGTCTGGAAGCACCCCGGGGGGTGGAACTACCTCGGCAACCCCGGAGCCAAAATCTACAACGGCCCCAAGGTCAAATTCGGTCAGTGGCAGTTTATCGCCGTCACCTACAGCCACGCCAGTAAAACCCTGAACATCCAAGTAGATCGAAAAAGTGAAACCCATCAACTGGATATTGATGATCTCGCCAACTTCACCTCCAACCGCATCATGGTCACCCCGCGCAACAACCGCTTTGCCATCGATGATCTGCATGTCTTCAATTTCGCCACAAGCGGATCCGAGCGCAGCCTGATTGCCAAACAAGAATTTGCCACTCCTACCCTGCCATTGGAAAATGCAAAAGTACATCCCAAGCAAATCACCTTGACCTGGAGCAACCACAGCACCCGCACCCGCGAAGTCGAAGTGGCAACCGATCCAGCTTTCCGCAATGTTGTCTTCAAGCGGGCAGCAAGACATGGCACCAAGGTAGGGTCACTCAAGGACCATACCCGCTATTTCTGGAGGGTTCGCCACACCCACGCCACTCCGATCACGCCAGCTACCATGGTGCGGAGCTTCACCACCGACAGCAACGTGAAACCCATCGATTTTGCCACCCGGGAAATCAAACTGCGCGACGCCAAGGTGGGCGTCTCGGGATACAACCAACGACTGCTCGGGTTCATCACCGGACTCGACCATGAAACCGCCCGCAAGCTCACTTTCACCAAAGTAGCAGGACCCGGCTGGTTGCGCATCTATCCGGATGGCTTGCTCTTCACCAATTACGGAGCCACTGACCGCAACCTCGGAAACAACACCTTTCAGGTGCTGATCACCGCTCCTGATGGAACCTCGCACAGCGCCAAGTTCAATATCAAGGTCGTTCGTTAA